Genomic window (Sporocytophaga myxococcoides):
CTGCTGATCTTACTTATCTTGGTGGAACAAACATTAGCTGTAATGGCTTTAAAGATGGTAAAATTACACTTTCTGCAATAGGTGGAGTAAAGCCATATACTTATTATTTATCAACCTCATCTGATTTTTCATCATCTCAACAATCTTCATTAAATCAATTCAGTAATTTGAGTGCAGGTTACTACTACATGAAAGTCAAAGATAACAATGGTTGCTTTAGCAATATTCAAAAAGACACTTTACAACAACCTTCGGTTTTTAAATCTTCTGTACTTGCATTCGATGCCAAATGCAATGGAAGTAACGATGGAGTAATTTCATTTGTAAATACCTCAGGAGGAACATTACCTTATTCATATTCTGTCAATAATCACGAAAATTATCTGACTAGTGCTTCAATAAATTCTCTTGCTCCTGCTTCATACTCTTGTCATGCCAAAGATGCGAATGGATGCGGAATCAAAGACACTACAGTTTCTGTTTCGGAACCTGATAAACTTGTAATCATTCCCTCAAATATTACAGAAGCAACCTGTTTCGACAAAAACGATGGTAGCTTTTCTGTTACCGGGATCGGAGGAATACCTGATTATAAATTCTCATTAGATAATGGAGAATACTTTACAAAGAAAGATTTTACTTTTATTTCAGGTGGTAACCACATTGTCAGAATCAAAGACAAGAATGAATGTATAGATACGCTCAGCGTATATGTTGGTCGTCCGGATTCAATCGCAATAAATTTTAATATTACAGAGGTTCAATGTGCCGGCTTTAGCAATGGTGTAATTAAAACAAGTGTATCTGGAGGGATAAAGCCTTTTATCTATCAATGGCAGAATTTCCCAGAAAAAGACTCACTAATTGAAAAACTTCCTCCCGGAAGCTATAATCTTTCTATTGTTGATGCCAATAATTGTAAGTCTTCTAAAGTTGCAATTATAACAGAACCATCAAATCAGCTTGAAGTATCTTTTGCAACCAGAATAAATCCTAAATGTAACATTGAATGCAATGGACAGCTTGAAATACTTGCTTCAGGAGGAACACCGCCATATTATTATCAATGGAATAATGACACGACACTAACTACCGCTGCTCTGAATAACTTATGCCAAGGAACATTTAAAGCCAGAATTCTGGATAGCAGAAATTGTATTGCATCACTGGAAAGTACTTTACAGGATTCTGTTCAATTTGTGTTCTCCATTCCTGACTCAACAATTATATGCCCAGGAAAACAAGTTACATTCGATGCTGGTAATATTGGTTCTGATTATGAATGGAGGGATGAGCAATCATTACTTACCAAAGCACAGATTTTCACAACTCATACAGATGGTACATATCATCTGAAAGTAAAAAATGCTGACGGGTGTTATGCAGAGAAGACCTTTAAGCTAAAAACTTCAAAAGAATTACTCAGTGCGCAGTTTTTACTTCCCAGCTTTGTTGAATATGGTGATACTGTAGTTTTTGTAGAAGTTTCAAATCCACTTCCTGATTCAATTCAATGGTCATTTAGCGGAGATCCTCTATTGCTTGATTCTCCTAAAGACAGCCCGGAATTGTACTTCTGGAAACCGGGTACTTATTCAGTAAAATTAACCGCCTTTCTTGGTGAATGTACTGACAGCATAAGAAAAACGATTACATTCTTCATTCCTCCCACTTCAGTTGGAAGTGATGATTCGCTTGGCTTAGGATTGAATAAGATTAAGGCTGTAAAGATTTTCCCAAATCCTAATAACGGAATATTCAATGCGCAAATTGATCTTGATAAAGAACAGGCCATTGATATTGAAATTATCAATTCACAAGGTCTTCCGATTTCAAAAGCTTCTTATAATGGACAGGAGAACTATCTCCTTAACTTCTCGCTCCCATTAGGAACAGGAGTTTATCTGATGAAGATATTGACACCGACAGATTTCAGGACGATTGGATTTATTGTACAATAATTATGAAATCGAAACAATACAAATACAATATTGGAATTGTTCATCTTAAAGATGGTCAAAAACCTACAATTACCAGTAAACAATTAGAGGATGAGGGTATAAGGACGAAGTATAAAGGCGAGAAAATAACAGATGAAGCAGAAGAGGTTTTACTTTTTATTAGGAGCAGAGGAAATAGTTCTCATTTCTTTTCAAGAGGGAATAACCGTAAAAATATACGAGGAAGAAAGTATCTATCTAAAGAACATAAAGTTAAAATTAACACAATTCACAACTTTATAAATGCAAGAGATAGAGTTAGGATTTGTTGCTATACATTTGGATATAAGGAAAAAGAACTAGATACGATTTTTACTTTCACAAAGTATCATTTCGAAAAAGAAGTAAAACAATCACTAAGTAGATCGAATTATTTCATCTCCGACATCTTTGGTATTAGTAAAAGTTTGAACTGTTCAAATAAAGAGCCATCCATTTCAATTGAGGTTATAGACAGCCATTTCCCAGATTTTAAAACTTTTAACTATTTTAGAGAAATTACCAAGGATACCCCCATGGTAATTCTATTTTATTATCTGGAATTTGAGCCTTGGCTGAATCAGATGATTAATAATGGAGGAGAAAGTAATAATGGTAAATTACGAATAAGTCATTACATTCAGGACGGTTCATTCTGGATCGGAGATGAACGAATTGAAGAGAAGGATTTTTCTTATATTAAATCATACAATTCTGAAATTGATTTTACAAAACCTGAAGAGTATTATAAGGCAATTGATGAATTAGTACTGAAGAAATTAAAACAAAAATGCTAAGTCAATTTCTAAAATTTTTTAAAATAAGTAAATGAAAACTTATGGAAAGTATTGTTGAAAGTAAAATTGACGAGGTTTTGACTTTGATCAGGAAATGGAAGCATTTCTTGAAAAATGCGAGTCTCCCATTGAGAAACCCACAAAGCAATAGAATCTGTGAATGTTTTCATAGAACTATTCAGGATGAATTTTACGCAATATCCTGCTAAAGATCATTCCATTACCTTTTAACTTATAATAAATAATTAAAATCCTAGTAGAGACTTCTCATCTCTAAATGTTTCAACTAAATGAAATCTTTCTAAATTAGAAGGATGCTTCCAAATGTCTGGACTAATATGCTCCAATATAATTATTTGAAAGTTATCACCATATTGGCCTTCATTATTTCCTGTAATAACTTCTATAAAATTATTAAGTAATTCAAATGCGCTCCTTAGTTTAATCCTGTCAGAATCATTAATACTCTGATCTGATATATTGGTTTCTTTTGACTTATATGGCAAACTTGGATAATCAATGATTAGGAATTGAGGAACATAATTTTTAGCTACCTTCTTTTTAATAAAAAGCTCATGCAGACCAAGGAATAAACATAATTGTAGAAAAAGATAATTGGAACTTCCACTTATACTTGCAGACTTGTCATCACCAGGTTTTAATAATTCTAGTATCATTCTCCTATAGTCAAATTCAACCCTATAATTGCGATAATTATCTAGAGAGTCCTTCACCTGATTGTAATAATTTTGAATTAAAGAATTTAATAAATTAATTCTTCTATTCCTTAACGGAACTTCATCCTCAGGCAATTTTGCAGTTAATGAATCAATTTGCTCTTGATATTTTCTAATTAAAGTATTATAACTATCAATATTCTCATCCTTTATATTGCGTTTCTCGCTAAGAAAATTTTTAATTTCGGTCTTTGTTTGTATAAGCCCGATATTTCTCTGATTTACATTTACAAAATCTTTTTTCTTAGGATAACTATTAAGCTTCCTTTCAACTTCCTCTAGTTGTTGTCCAAGTATTGTGATTTCTTCATCAATATTAGCATTTGCTTTGGGAACAACACTAAGTGAGTCTTTAATCATTCTTAACTCACTTGATAATAAATTTATAAAATCATTTACTCCTGTGAGATTAATTAAATTTTCCTTATTTTGAAATAAGTAGTCTATAGGTTTTAACGAATCTTCTTTTTCTTTTTGAAGCGCGCCATGCTCTTCTATTTGTTCTTTTAATTTACTAAGACTTCTTATTTTTTGCCTTATATTATACCGCTCTTTATCAATTTCATTAAAATCATCAGGTACAACTAACTTCTGTAATTCTGTAAACTGAGAATTTATTCGCTCTTCTAATATCCAAAACGCTTCTTCCAAATTATTAACATCGATTTCATCATCAACTAGATCAAGCTGACGTGCTTTAGTTATGAGATTTCTTATAAACTCTTCGTTTTTATTAATTCTTCTTTCGGCAGTTTCTTTTTTCTTTTGTAAGGAATTTAATGAATTTTTAACTTTAGCAATTTCTTTCCTTAGTTCATACTCTTCTTGAGTTGAAATCCCAATACAGATATCAAAAATACTTTCTAACACCTCTCTATATAACTGACGATCTCTACCATTAAGTTGATAATCAAAAAAATTCTCCTCATCCAATATTAGATTTTGTGAAATAGTATTAAATATTGAAAAATATTCAAGTTTTAATCTACTTCCTTCTTTAATTTTTGTTCCAACTTTTCTTAACTCATAATTTTCAGTTATATAATACTCTCTTTCAAGGAAATTTTTAATAACATTTTCTTTGACTAAATAATTAGGCAATAACTTAGGACTTCTTTCTGGGATATTCCCTTCTTCAGAAAAATAATAATTCTCTGAAGTCTTATTAAATTCATCAAAAGAAGCTCTTCCTATGGTAATAGTTTCATTATTTATTGTTATTTGAATTCCATAAAAAGATGTTCTTTCATTTACATCATCTGGCACTTCATTATTTTTACCAAATAAACAATAATCAATTATTTTTAAAACACATGTTTTTCCTGTATTGCTTCCCCCCGTAATGACATTAATTTTATTAGGTTCAAAAGAATAAATAATTGGAGTGGACTCTAGTGAGCTTTTCCAAATAATTAATTTATTAATATTAAACTTCATATTTTAAGGTGTAAAAATGAATAAAGTCTGATTGCATCCTCATTTAATATTTCTCCAACTAAAGGCGCTGCATTAATAAGTTTATTGGCTCTCATACCTAAATCTTCCCTAGACGTACCATTGTTTTGAATATATCCCAAGCCATCTTCATTAACATTTAAATAGCCCAAAGAAGAACCTAAATAAATTGCATTGATTGTTATAGGTAAAAAAGAGTAATATCTTATTTCAAAGTTAGAAATGAGCTTACATCGCTTTGTTACTATTTCTTCAATATTTGTTATCTTATTTTCTAAAATATAATTTAATGTCTCATTGTGAAAAAGAAGTGGGAGAATTAATAGAGACTTCGCATGAGAAATCAATTTAGTCCTTTGCAAAACTGCATCTACAGCAATTAAACCGAGCAATTCATTATGATAAACAGATTTAATCTTCATTATTTTTTAGGTTCAAATCTATCATTCCAGTCATTCCTCCAACCAATTTCTGGAATATCAGAAAGCCAATAAAAGTGTCCATTGCAAACATGAATTTGTAATGAAACACCACCATATTTAAGATCTTTTTTTCTAACAATACTCAGGCATTCTTGCCCTAAATCAATTAGCAAATTTTCTCTTTCCTCGCCGGTCACTTGCTCTATCTTAGCTAAGTTCTTTCTATTGTATACTTCTTTAAAAGCATTCTGCCAATGTGTTCTTCTTTCCTTCTTAAAAGAAATAACATTATCAATTTCTCCTTCATACATCTCCCATCTAGAAAAACTATTGTTTGCCATATATCTATGCTCTGTAAGTTCTAATATATCACCTTCATTTTCAATAGCTTTAATATCAACTAACTGCTTAATAAAAACTTGTTCGGCAAAATTTTTGTATACTTCAGAAGGAATTTCAGAATCGGCATTTAATGTATAATAATTCTTCTCAGGAGAGTATTTTAAAACGCATTGCTCCAAACCTTTTTCAAAAGTTTCTTTATTTATTATAATCGCTTTATTAAAAGATGCTTCATAAACAAGATCTTTGAGGCTTGAATAATAACTATCATAAATACTTTCAACAAAGTGATTGGATAAGCGAAAACGTTCTTTTAACTTTTTTAACGTTGCGTCTCTAATGTCATAAAAAT
Coding sequences:
- a CDS encoding DUF3732 domain-containing protein: MKFNINKLIIWKSSLESTPIIYSFEPNKINVITGGSNTGKTCVLKIIDYCLFGKNNEVPDDVNERTSFYGIQITINNETITIGRASFDEFNKTSENYYFSEEGNIPERSPKLLPNYLVKENVIKNFLEREYYITENYELRKVGTKIKEGSRLKLEYFSIFNTISQNLILDEENFFDYQLNGRDRQLYREVLESIFDICIGISTQEEYELRKEIAKVKNSLNSLQKKKETAERRINKNEEFIRNLITKARQLDLVDDEIDVNNLEEAFWILEERINSQFTELQKLVVPDDFNEIDKERYNIRQKIRSLSKLKEQIEEHGALQKEKEDSLKPIDYLFQNKENLINLTGVNDFINLLSSELRMIKDSLSVVPKANANIDEEITILGQQLEEVERKLNSYPKKKDFVNVNQRNIGLIQTKTEIKNFLSEKRNIKDENIDSYNTLIRKYQEQIDSLTAKLPEDEVPLRNRRINLLNSLIQNYYNQVKDSLDNYRNYRVEFDYRRMILELLKPGDDKSASISGSSNYLFLQLCLFLGLHELFIKKKVAKNYVPQFLIIDYPSLPYKSKETNISDQSINDSDRIKLRSAFELLNNFIEVITGNNEGQYGDNFQIIILEHISPDIWKHPSNLERFHLVETFRDEKSLLGF
- a CDS encoding three component ABC system middle component, which produces MKIKSVYHNELLGLIAVDAVLQRTKLISHAKSLLILPLLFHNETLNYILENKITNIEEIVTKRCKLISNFEIRYYSFLPITINAIYLGSSLGYLNVNEDGLGYIQNNGTSREDLGMRANKLINAAPLVGEILNEDAIRLYSFLHLKI
- a CDS encoding T9SS type A sorting domain-containing protein — translated: MKKALLFFIGILLVNLNILHAQDAPPQRFLMTLGVKRAVYHIDLEGGVARMFLFYNGKPASNQCDALDMSGVVKDQWKTFNPASNSYGHYDLGDVDSTQNLNFRLFAFSKRCKKGVIDMCSYNPFCVCDGSGCPDGDRSPDQGTIDFNMWFKYGIPATWNAYYVRTDKNAYEVELGYFFTPPHPNYPKAVNLGTNNVCVGDTIRLKTDCIWKKSEYVWQEMTDGIRWEEIPGQNGNTLTVIVPPNTTGKVIKKNYRVYSRYNGVTSYLPTNFLTTIFVQPDGPHIENTNAYILTTNVKCAGESSGKIKVLKVDGSGTYYYALKNLDDPSFPILNSSVTYPIFPDDAYNKTEGMTGLPKGTYELVVKNGYYSVCSNFIHITISEPALLNLGIPADLTYLGGTNISCNGFKDGKITLSAIGGVKPYTYYLSTSSDFSSSQQSSLNQFSNLSAGYYYMKVKDNNGCFSNIQKDTLQQPSVFKSSVLAFDAKCNGSNDGVISFVNTSGGTLPYSYSVNNHENYLTSASINSLAPASYSCHAKDANGCGIKDTTVSVSEPDKLVIIPSNITEATCFDKNDGSFSVTGIGGIPDYKFSLDNGEYFTKKDFTFISGGNHIVRIKDKNECIDTLSVYVGRPDSIAINFNITEVQCAGFSNGVIKTSVSGGIKPFIYQWQNFPEKDSLIEKLPPGSYNLSIVDANNCKSSKVAIITEPSNQLEVSFATRINPKCNIECNGQLEILASGGTPPYYYQWNNDTTLTTAALNNLCQGTFKARILDSRNCIASLESTLQDSVQFVFSIPDSTIICPGKQVTFDAGNIGSDYEWRDEQSLLTKAQIFTTHTDGTYHLKVKNADGCYAEKTFKLKTSKELLSAQFLLPSFVEYGDTVVFVEVSNPLPDSIQWSFSGDPLLLDSPKDSPELYFWKPGTYSVKLTAFLGECTDSIRKTITFFIPPTSVGSDDSLGLGLNKIKAVKIFPNPNNGIFNAQIDLDKEQAIDIEIINSQGLPISKASYNGQENYLLNFSLPLGTGVYLMKILTPTDFRTIGFIVQ